A single window of uncultured Pseudodesulfovibrio sp. DNA harbors:
- the nifE gene encoding nitrogenase iron-molybdenum cofactor biosynthesis protein NifE: MSTTILEERKDQIHRTGEGDIDIACNRESLAGAVSQRACVFCGSRVVLYPIADALHLVHGPIGCAVYTWDIRGALSSGPEIHRLSFSTDLQETDVIFGGEKKLEAALDELIDRHSPKAAFVYSTCIVGLIGDDLEAVCRKMSEKKGIPVLPVQSEGFKGSKRAGYLAACKSMFKLVGTQSADDISPVSINILGDFNLAGEIWIIRQYFEEMGVEVVANITGDGRVRDVGRCHGAALNLVQCSGATLDLAKMMEEKYGIPYERVSYLGIEDMADSLYKVADFFKDKDSGIVERTQKLVKKELEVLMPELARYRRDLEGKKVAMYVGGSFKAFSLVKAFRHLGMEVVMVGSQTGTKEDYAELAQITDPGTVIIDDANPLEISYFIKEKDVDVFVGGVKERPIAFKLGVGFCDHNHERKEALEGFVGMLNFAREIHHSAMSPVWQFAPRRANRITSARKEAVNE, translated from the coding sequence ATGAGTACAACGATATTGGAAGAAAGAAAGGACCAGATCCATAGAACCGGAGAGGGCGACATTGATATCGCCTGCAACCGTGAATCGTTGGCGGGTGCGGTCAGTCAGCGGGCCTGCGTTTTCTGCGGTTCCCGCGTGGTGCTTTATCCCATCGCTGACGCTCTGCATTTGGTGCACGGTCCCATCGGGTGTGCTGTTTATACTTGGGATATTCGGGGCGCTTTGAGCAGCGGACCGGAAATACACCGGCTTTCTTTTTCCACAGACCTTCAGGAGACCGACGTCATTTTTGGTGGCGAGAAAAAATTGGAGGCTGCCTTGGATGAGCTTATTGATCGGCACAGCCCCAAAGCAGCGTTTGTTTACTCCACTTGTATCGTGGGGTTGATTGGTGATGATTTGGAAGCGGTTTGTCGTAAAATGTCTGAAAAAAAAGGCATCCCGGTGCTGCCGGTGCAGTCCGAAGGATTTAAGGGGAGCAAACGGGCTGGATATCTTGCCGCGTGCAAGTCCATGTTCAAACTTGTGGGCACCCAATCTGCAGATGATATTTCGCCTGTCTCCATCAATATTCTTGGCGATTTTAATCTGGCTGGCGAAATCTGGATCATCCGTCAATATTTCGAGGAAATGGGTGTAGAAGTGGTGGCCAATATCACTGGTGACGGCCGAGTCAGGGATGTTGGTCGATGCCACGGGGCAGCTTTGAATTTGGTTCAGTGCTCAGGAGCGACTCTCGATCTCGCCAAGATGATGGAGGAAAAATATGGCATCCCGTACGAACGTGTTTCCTATCTCGGTATCGAAGATATGGCTGATTCTCTCTATAAGGTCGCCGACTTTTTCAAGGACAAAGACTCCGGCATTGTCGAGCGTACTCAAAAGCTTGTGAAGAAAGAGCTGGAAGTACTCATGCCGGAACTGGCTCGCTACCGCAGAGATTTGGAGGGCAAGAAGGTTGCCATGTACGTGGGTGGTTCGTTCAAGGCCTTTTCGCTGGTCAAGGCGTTTCGGCACCTTGGCATGGAGGTGGTCATGGTCGGCTCCCAGACTGGAACCAAGGAAGACTATGCCGAGTTGGCCCAGATTACCGATCCCGGAACGGTCATTATTGACGACGCCAATCCATTGGAAATTTCGTATTTCATCAAGGAAAAAGATGTGGACGTGTTTGTGGGAGGGGTCAAGGAACGGCCTATCGCCTTCAAGCTCGGCGTAGGATTTTGTGACCACAATCATGAGCGCAAGGAAGCATTGGAAGGTTTTGTGGGTATGCTCAACTTTGCCCGGGAAATCCACCATTCCGCCATGTCTCCGGTGTGGCAGTTTGCTCCGCGTCGAGCCAATCGCATCACCTCAGCCCGTAAGGAGGCCGTCAATGAGTAA
- a CDS encoding nitrogenase component 1 — protein sequence MTPKPNYVSTTNACKLCTPLGASLAFRGVEGAIPFLHGSQGCATYMRRYIISHFREPVDIASSALGEKNAIYGGGPNLKKGILNVIKKYEPSLVGVATTCLTETIGDDVPMILNEFRDEFGDLDLPELVNVSTPSYNGTHIDGWHGAVRSLAEQLCMTKAEETNQVNILPNMVSCEDVRHLKEICRDFFVGATILPDISETLDGPILEDYVKIPSGGTPLDRIKTMSGSLATIEFGRCLPKETGGTSLEKRFGVINHRIGLPMGLRESDVFFETLETISGTPMPRHYELERGRLIDAYVDGHKYVFGKRAVVYGEEDFVVGLTAFLAEIGLDVVLAGTGSRKKGLSEAIARVTDGVARVTPQVREGVDFHDIAEEAEDLAPDLLMGHSKGYKYAKAWGIPLIRVGFPIHDRFGGQRIQHLGYKGAQNLFDRVVNTVIERKQSDSSIGYGYI from the coding sequence ATGACTCCCAAGCCGAATTATGTGTCGACCACCAACGCGTGCAAGTTGTGCACACCGCTGGGTGCGTCCCTTGCCTTTCGGGGCGTCGAAGGCGCGATACCGTTTTTGCATGGTTCCCAGGGATGCGCCACCTATATGCGTCGGTACATTATCTCCCATTTTCGTGAACCTGTGGATATTGCGTCATCAGCCTTGGGTGAAAAGAACGCCATCTACGGCGGTGGCCCGAATCTTAAGAAGGGCATTCTCAATGTCATTAAGAAGTATGAGCCGTCACTGGTGGGTGTGGCTACGACCTGTCTGACCGAAACCATCGGTGACGATGTACCTATGATTCTCAATGAATTCCGGGACGAGTTCGGTGACCTTGATTTGCCCGAACTGGTGAACGTGTCCACACCTAGCTATAACGGCACCCACATTGATGGCTGGCATGGTGCAGTTCGTTCCTTGGCGGAACAGCTCTGCATGACTAAAGCCGAAGAAACCAATCAGGTGAATATTCTGCCCAACATGGTTTCTTGTGAGGATGTCCGCCACCTCAAGGAGATTTGTCGAGATTTCTTTGTCGGTGCCACTATTCTGCCCGATATTTCGGAAACATTGGATGGTCCGATTTTGGAGGACTATGTCAAAATCCCGTCCGGAGGCACCCCGCTCGACAGGATAAAGACCATGTCAGGCTCTTTGGCAACTATCGAGTTCGGCCGCTGCCTGCCAAAGGAAACCGGTGGTACCAGTCTGGAAAAACGATTTGGTGTCATCAATCATCGCATAGGCCTACCTATGGGCCTGCGTGAATCCGATGTTTTTTTCGAAACGTTGGAGACCATTTCCGGTACTCCCATGCCACGTCATTACGAACTTGAGCGGGGGCGTCTCATCGATGCTTATGTAGACGGCCACAAGTACGTGTTTGGCAAACGGGCAGTGGTTTATGGCGAGGAAGACTTCGTTGTGGGGCTGACTGCCTTTTTGGCAGAGATCGGCCTTGATGTCGTTTTGGCCGGAACCGGCTCTCGTAAAAAGGGATTATCCGAGGCCATTGCCCGAGTTACTGACGGTGTGGCTCGTGTGACTCCCCAAGTGCGTGAAGGCGTTGATTTTCACGACATCGCTGAAGAGGCAGAAGACCTTGCTCCAGACCTGCTCATGGGACATTCCAAAGGGTACAAATACGCCAAGGCATGGGGGATTCCCCTTATTCGTGTGGGTTTCCCTATCCATGACCGTTTTGGAGGCCAACGTATCCAACATCTTGGGTACAAGGGCGCGCAAAATCTCTTCGACCGCGTGGTTAACACAGTTATAGAGAGGAAGCAGTCTGACAGTTCTATAGGCTACGGATATATTTAG
- a CDS encoding radical SAM protein, translating to MSVKDISKHPCFNKETAGSCGRVHLPVAPKCNIQCNYCNRKYDCVNESRPGVTSGVLKPYQAAEYMEKVLEKEPRITVAGIAGPGDPFANPIETIETMRLLNEKYPHLLFCLSSNGMGILPYLDDIAELGVSHVTITISAVDPKIGAKIYAWVKDGNVVYHGEKGAEILLHRQIAAIKGLKERGIVVKVNSIIIPGVNDEHVVEVAKVVSALGADIQNMIPIKPTADTPFAGVIEPGRETVGPLRKDAGEFIEQMTHCKRCRADAVGLLGDDKSASLCGTLKACSKLKPLEVKMARPYVAVATREGMLVNQHLGEAKAFQIWAESDAGGFRMVEERQAPNVGCGPQRWADLAELLRDCRAVLAVAIGETSQMLLEEHGIKTHVVDGFIEDALRFVFEGGDLNALKVRRSGIGSACAGGGVGCG from the coding sequence ATGAGCGTCAAGGACATCTCCAAGCACCCCTGTTTCAACAAGGAGACTGCCGGAAGTTGCGGTCGTGTACATTTGCCTGTGGCTCCCAAGTGCAATATTCAATGTAACTATTGCAATCGTAAATATGATTGTGTGAATGAGTCCCGTCCTGGTGTGACCAGTGGAGTCCTCAAACCGTATCAGGCCGCTGAGTATATGGAGAAGGTGCTTGAAAAGGAACCGCGCATTACCGTGGCTGGTATAGCCGGTCCCGGCGACCCGTTTGCCAATCCGATAGAAACCATAGAGACCATGCGTCTGTTGAATGAAAAATATCCGCACCTGCTGTTTTGTCTATCGAGCAACGGTATGGGCATACTGCCGTATCTGGATGATATTGCCGAATTGGGGGTGTCTCATGTCACCATCACCATTTCTGCCGTTGATCCGAAAATCGGCGCAAAGATTTATGCATGGGTCAAGGACGGCAACGTTGTCTACCACGGGGAGAAGGGGGCGGAAATTCTTCTTCATCGTCAGATTGCAGCGATTAAGGGGCTCAAGGAGCGTGGCATTGTGGTCAAGGTCAACTCCATCATTATTCCCGGTGTCAATGATGAGCATGTTGTTGAAGTTGCCAAGGTTGTCTCAGCGTTGGGTGCTGACATCCAGAATATGATTCCCATTAAGCCTACGGCAGACACGCCATTTGCCGGAGTAATTGAACCGGGACGTGAGACCGTTGGCCCTTTGCGCAAGGACGCAGGCGAGTTCATTGAACAGATGACACATTGTAAACGTTGTCGTGCCGATGCTGTTGGATTGCTCGGTGATGACAAATCCGCTTCATTGTGCGGGACGCTCAAGGCGTGCTCCAAGCTCAAACCGCTTGAAGTCAAAATGGCGCGTCCATACGTGGCGGTTGCTACTCGTGAGGGGATGCTTGTTAATCAGCATCTCGGCGAAGCAAAAGCCTTTCAGATTTGGGCAGAGTCCGACGCAGGTGGTTTTCGCATGGTCGAAGAACGTCAGGCTCCCAACGTCGGATGTGGTCCCCAACGGTGGGCAGATTTGGCCGAATTGCTCCGTGATTGTCGGGCTGTCTTGGCGGTTGCCATCGGTGAGACTTCACAAATGCTTTTGGAAGAGCATGGTATCAAAACGCATGTGGTAGATGGTTTTATAGAGGACGCATTGCGATTTGTTTTTGAAGGTGGGGATCTCAATGCCCTGAAGGTTCGGCGAAGTGGCATAGGCAGCGCATGTGCCGGTGGAGGCGTTGGGTGCGGATAA
- a CDS encoding sigma 54-interacting transcriptional regulator, whose amino-acid sequence MLPTVYGLKNSALLAICQAIDTALNLESALDGVLRIMSEQLSMQRATVTLYDPETGQLSINASYGLTAGEKERGVYRLDEGVTGRIFQTGEPFYVPDISKEPLFLDKTGARKIQRGMISFIGVPIILHGDPIGVLNVDRLFEDDISFDEDIDFLKVVATLIGQFISLNEKIMKREAVLKRENTSLKYQISKNTKGPYIVGESAPMVEVQRQMEKVSPTRATVLLLGESGVGKTLIAQIVHELSERKGYPFIKINCASIPENLLESELFGHEKGAFTGATGSRPGRFEEADSGTIFLDEIGELPIALQAKLLRVLQDKELERLGSNRTRTIDVRILAATNRDLGELVEHGEFRLDLYYRLNVFPLHVPALRERKEDITGLLNHFLYKMADDYGRSIHFTAAALDALIRYDWPGNVREMQNLIERLVIMSDSERISLEFLKSYLSPGQTDAVQKIYHTSEVPTHYTSLKEVERNEILAALERTGWLQYKAAEALGLSARQMGYRVKKYGLESMIAEGRAQLRRMKEAAQ is encoded by the coding sequence ATGCTTCCAACAGTATACGGATTGAAAAATTCGGCGTTACTTGCCATCTGCCAAGCCATAGACACGGCTCTAAACCTGGAGTCGGCACTGGATGGCGTACTACGTATCATGTCCGAACAGTTAAGCATGCAACGCGCGACCGTGACGCTGTACGATCCGGAGACCGGGCAATTGTCCATTAACGCATCCTACGGTCTGACAGCAGGGGAAAAAGAACGCGGTGTTTATCGACTGGATGAAGGTGTGACCGGGCGCATTTTCCAGACAGGTGAACCATTTTATGTACCAGATATCAGCAAGGAACCGCTGTTCCTCGACAAAACCGGGGCGCGTAAAATCCAGCGAGGCATGATCTCATTCATTGGCGTTCCTATCATTCTGCATGGCGATCCCATCGGCGTACTCAATGTCGACCGGTTATTCGAGGACGACATCTCTTTTGACGAGGACATAGATTTCCTTAAGGTTGTCGCCACCCTCATCGGCCAATTCATTAGTTTGAACGAAAAAATCATGAAACGTGAAGCAGTCCTCAAACGTGAGAACACATCACTTAAATATCAAATTTCAAAAAACACCAAAGGCCCATACATCGTCGGTGAAAGTGCTCCCATGGTCGAAGTGCAACGACAGATGGAAAAAGTCTCCCCTACCCGAGCGACCGTTCTGTTGCTCGGTGAATCTGGCGTTGGCAAAACACTTATTGCCCAGATCGTCCACGAACTATCCGAACGCAAGGGATATCCTTTTATCAAAATTAACTGCGCTTCTATTCCAGAGAACTTACTGGAATCGGAGCTGTTCGGTCACGAAAAAGGAGCCTTTACCGGCGCGACCGGCTCCCGGCCAGGGCGATTCGAAGAAGCAGACAGTGGTACCATTTTTCTTGATGAGATTGGGGAATTACCTATTGCTCTGCAGGCAAAACTCTTGCGTGTTTTGCAAGATAAGGAACTGGAGCGACTCGGTAGCAACCGCACCCGAACCATTGATGTACGTATACTGGCCGCGACCAACCGTGACCTTGGCGAGCTTGTGGAACACGGAGAGTTCCGTCTTGATCTTTACTATCGCCTCAACGTATTTCCTCTTCACGTCCCGGCTCTCAGAGAGCGCAAAGAAGATATCACCGGCCTGCTCAACCATTTTCTCTACAAAATGGCGGACGACTATGGCCGTTCAATCCATTTCACAGCGGCAGCACTCGACGCACTGATCCGCTACGACTGGCCTGGCAATGTCCGAGAAATGCAGAATCTTATTGAACGATTGGTTATCATGTCCGACTCTGAACGAATCAGTCTGGAATTCCTCAAATCCTACCTCTCGCCAGGTCAAACAGATGCTGTCCAAAAAATCTATCACACTTCTGAGGTGCCCACGCATTACACCTCCCTCAAAGAAGTAGAACGCAACGAAATCCTGGCCGCCCTGGAAAGGACCGGCTGGCTCCAATACAAAGCTGCCGAGGCCCTTGGTCTATCGGCGCGGCAAATGGGATATCGAGTTAAAAAGTACGGTCTGGAAAGCATGATTGCAGAAGGACGCGCACAACTCAGACGCATGAAGGAAGCCGCTCAATAA
- a CDS encoding helix-turn-helix domain-containing protein, which produces MSRLLNTIKAAKYLGLCPGTLEVWRCHGRGPRYSKLGRRVMYEQTDLDQFVLWGKVHTTDSIGMKDTSL; this is translated from the coding sequence ATGTCAAGATTATTAAATACGATTAAGGCTGCAAAATATTTAGGGCTGTGTCCCGGGACTCTTGAGGTTTGGCGCTGCCATGGTCGTGGGCCGAGGTATTCCAAATTGGGGAGGCGGGTGATGTACGAACAGACAGATTTGGATCAGTTTGTTCTTTGGGGAAAGGTTCACACTACAGATTCTATCGGTATGAAGGATACCTCTTTGTAA
- a CDS encoding ParA family protein has protein sequence MMTRIISIINQKGGVGKTTIALNMAHGFVREGKKVLAVDNDPQGNLTNSLLINEEIRCFSASLYNGKVNKLQSVNGHMGIMAGDSKLEIVQYNEQSPLRFSSVLTKIKQKHIFDYILIDSSPQITNLTFASIMAADNLLFPLQPSKFGLDGLKKVLMAVAKMKSTGATKAAVLGVVMNLVNRTKLHRQTILALKKRYPRDVMDCVIHRRTAYEESPIKGQSIWEYGKDERAQIEMSAFMREILKRLED, from the coding sequence ATGATGACAAGAATTATTTCAATAATTAATCAAAAAGGTGGAGTAGGTAAAACGACTATCGCGCTTAACATGGCGCATGGTTTTGTGCGTGAAGGTAAAAAAGTTCTTGCAGTCGACAATGATCCACAGGGTAATTTAACAAATTCATTGTTGATCAATGAAGAGATTAGATGTTTTTCGGCAAGTTTGTATAATGGTAAAGTGAATAAATTACAATCGGTCAATGGCCATATGGGGATTATGGCCGGGGACTCTAAATTAGAGATAGTTCAATATAACGAACAAAGTCCTTTGAGATTTTCATCTGTATTAACAAAGATTAAACAGAAGCATATATTCGATTATATTTTGATAGATAGTAGCCCTCAAATAACAAATTTGACCTTTGCGAGTATTATGGCTGCAGACAATTTGCTTTTCCCGTTGCAGCCATCAAAGTTCGGCTTAGATGGTCTTAAAAAAGTGCTTATGGCGGTTGCCAAAATGAAATCTACCGGGGCGACAAAAGCGGCTGTTCTGGGGGTTGTAATGAATTTAGTGAATCGGACAAAGTTGCATAGACAGACAATCTTGGCACTGAAGAAGCGATATCCTCGCGACGTAATGGATTGCGTCATACACAGGCGAACAGCGTACGAAGAGTCGCCAATTAAGGGCCAAAGTATTTGGGAATATGGGAAAGATGAACGAGCTCAGATTGAGATGAGTGCGTTTATGCGTGAAATTTTGAAGAGGTTGGAGGATTAG
- a CDS encoding HAMP domain-containing sensor histidine kinase: MKISRLYLKIFFAFIAVLGTAILTIAILMHLGKIRPPFARHADERTEAFKRLILLEIGDTKSMTPQLQQRLASVLDIFAGSFNGQAWLTDAQGTVINAPSPKKVTLIATEETEFETTTSNGNSLYLMGNEDEKLLYMVGTIESAMQPLSIHILHEWKKRKEEVWLMHGLLLMSGIAALLLIPVSRMITLPINKLTASAELIAQGDFSPRVDDNRKDEVGTLAKAFNHMANSLDKIVRGSRELTANLSHELRSPLARIRISQQIIEERMASGRTDGIKKHVHKMEQEIDHMDGLIDKILKLSKLDLQKTSPRIDTVNIPNMVKQIVEMLQPQINEKGLSIISNKTEITPLLCNQENITMVVGNVLANAIKYSPAHSDITINCTSDEKTVNVKISNPYPQLSKNELETIFIPFKRLGYDTVEGTGLGLAFARKIVEEHKGTMQAASNETGFHMTITLPAG, from the coding sequence ATGAAGATCAGTCGACTCTATCTCAAAATATTCTTCGCGTTTATCGCGGTTCTCGGCACAGCCATCCTGACCATCGCCATATTGATGCATCTGGGAAAAATCCGCCCACCCTTCGCTCGACATGCCGACGAACGCACTGAGGCCTTCAAAAGGCTCATCCTACTTGAAATAGGTGATACAAAAAGCATGACGCCACAATTACAACAACGACTTGCTTCGGTACTGGATATCTTTGCCGGCTCTTTCAACGGTCAGGCATGGCTGACGGATGCACAAGGCACCGTCATCAATGCTCCTTCCCCTAAAAAAGTGACCCTCATCGCAACAGAAGAGACAGAATTTGAAACAACCACTTCCAATGGAAACTCTCTTTACCTCATGGGAAACGAAGACGAAAAATTGCTATATATGGTAGGCACAATCGAATCAGCCATGCAGCCTTTATCTATTCACATTCTCCATGAATGGAAAAAACGCAAAGAAGAAGTATGGCTCATGCATGGCCTGCTGCTCATGTCTGGTATTGCCGCACTCCTGCTCATTCCGGTCTCCCGAATGATAACCCTACCCATTAACAAATTGACAGCATCCGCCGAACTCATCGCCCAAGGTGATTTTTCGCCCCGTGTGGACGACAATCGAAAAGATGAAGTAGGCACACTGGCCAAGGCGTTCAACCATATGGCCAACAGTCTCGATAAAATAGTCAGAGGTAGCCGCGAACTGACCGCCAACCTGTCTCACGAACTACGTAGCCCACTGGCCCGTATTCGTATATCCCAACAGATCATTGAAGAACGCATGGCTTCGGGACGAACAGACGGTATCAAAAAACACGTTCACAAGATGGAGCAGGAAATCGACCACATGGATGGACTTATCGACAAGATTCTCAAACTTTCCAAACTTGATTTACAAAAGACATCACCACGTATCGATACGGTTAATATCCCCAACATGGTCAAGCAGATTGTGGAAATGCTACAGCCACAAATCAATGAAAAAGGTCTTTCAATTATTTCCAACAAAACTGAAATCACGCCCCTTCTATGCAACCAGGAAAATATCACCATGGTCGTGGGCAATGTCCTTGCCAACGCTATAAAATACAGCCCTGCTCATAGTGACATCACCATCAATTGCACATCTGACGAAAAAACGGTTAACGTAAAGATTTCTAACCCGTATCCGCAACTCTCGAAAAATGAACTTGAAACGATTTTCATCCCATTCAAAAGACTTGGATATGATACGGTGGAAGGCACCGGTCTCGGCCTGGCCTTTGCTCGAAAAATCGTCGAAGAACACAAAGGAACCATGCAGGCTGCCAGCAATGAAACCGGCTTCCACATGACAATTACGTTGCCCGCAGGTTAA
- a CDS encoding response regulator transcription factor — translation MDAKGPVLIIDDDERLRELVVEYLEEYDFTVHTLPSGVKAVETVKTLSPCVIILDVMMPGKNGLEVLRELRMTSDTPVIMLTAKGEDTDRIVGLELGADDYIAKPFNPRELLARIKAVLRRYDASAITNAKTTPSTISAGGLILNISRQTLMVEADELELAPTEFRLLKALMSKVDTALTRDQLMDMVWDKDFTAYDRSIDVHISKLRALLKQYETHAKRIKTVWGTGYMFMGEI, via the coding sequence ATGGACGCAAAAGGACCAGTTCTGATTATCGATGACGATGAAAGACTTCGCGAGCTCGTCGTGGAATATCTCGAAGAATACGATTTCACTGTGCACACCCTTCCCTCCGGCGTAAAAGCTGTAGAGACTGTGAAAACGCTCTCCCCGTGCGTGATCATTCTGGATGTCATGATGCCTGGGAAAAATGGCCTGGAAGTTTTACGAGAACTTCGGATGACATCCGACACGCCCGTCATCATGCTCACCGCCAAGGGAGAAGATACAGACCGCATTGTTGGCCTGGAGCTAGGCGCTGACGACTACATTGCAAAGCCATTCAACCCCCGTGAATTATTGGCCCGCATCAAGGCCGTACTCCGCCGCTACGACGCAAGTGCGATCACCAATGCCAAGACCACCCCTTCCACGATTTCCGCAGGAGGGCTTATCCTGAATATCTCTCGCCAAACACTCATGGTGGAAGCCGACGAACTGGAATTGGCCCCTACAGAGTTTCGACTGCTCAAGGCTCTTATGAGTAAAGTGGACACAGCCCTGACCCGCGACCAACTCATGGACATGGTTTGGGACAAAGACTTCACGGCGTATGACCGCAGCATAGACGTTCACATCAGCAAACTACGCGCCCTGCTCAAACAATATGAGACCCACGCCAAACGGATCAAGACAGTCTGGGGCACCGGATATATGTTCATGGGAGAAATATGA
- a CDS encoding efflux transporter outer membrane subunit, with the protein MAPLPESFALYSDSEQLSGKWWESFGCEELNGMVEDALVANFDVLIAWARLKQAGATAIQSQADKYPTLNVTGDYSHSSSYTKKATDKETTSDTHSVGLQAGYELDLWGRIEAESQSGNLDYLASREDLSTAAMTVAGEVVSRWVEIQTERQKKRILTEQVKTNETYLELIELRFRNSLATALDIYQQRQTLAKVTAQIPPVESQEQLLLHELALLMGKPAGAVTVADADLPEMADLPGLGLPADLLANRPDVRSAGFALQSADWSVTAAKANRLPSLSLTGTAEYTGAQLGTLFDNWMLSLATSVVGPIFDGGSRKAEVEKQQGIVDERLASYRETVYTAFKEVEDALVQEKWQKQYITARLAQLEAAKTSLSEAVSRYAQGLDDYLPVLSALLSVQELEVSIADERTDLVLYRVALHRALGGSWTDSLATPDEKNKKTNDINVSNEG; encoded by the coding sequence ATGGCTCCATTGCCGGAATCTTTTGCTTTGTATTCCGATTCTGAACAGTTGAGCGGTAAGTGGTGGGAGTCCTTTGGCTGCGAAGAATTGAATGGCATGGTGGAAGACGCTCTGGTTGCTAATTTTGATGTTTTAATTGCCTGGGCACGACTCAAGCAGGCAGGGGCCACGGCTATTCAGTCTCAAGCTGACAAGTATCCGACTTTGAATGTGACGGGAGATTATTCTCATTCGAGTTCGTATACCAAAAAGGCGACGGACAAGGAAACCACCTCTGATACGCATAGTGTCGGTTTGCAGGCAGGATATGAATTGGACCTTTGGGGTCGGATCGAAGCCGAATCTCAGTCTGGCAATCTCGATTATCTGGCGAGTCGTGAAGATTTGAGCACCGCGGCCATGACCGTGGCTGGAGAAGTGGTCTCGCGCTGGGTTGAGATTCAAACTGAGCGGCAAAAGAAAAGAATACTGACAGAACAGGTCAAGACCAACGAGACATATCTTGAGCTTATCGAATTGCGTTTTCGAAATTCTCTTGCCACCGCTCTGGACATCTATCAACAACGGCAAACTTTAGCGAAAGTGACTGCCCAGATTCCGCCGGTAGAGTCTCAGGAGCAACTGTTGCTTCATGAATTGGCACTGCTCATGGGCAAGCCTGCCGGGGCTGTCACCGTAGCTGATGCCGATTTACCCGAGATGGCCGATTTGCCAGGCCTTGGATTACCTGCCGATCTTTTGGCCAATCGTCCTGATGTCAGGTCCGCAGGTTTTGCGCTTCAGTCGGCTGACTGGTCGGTGACGGCAGCAAAGGCCAATCGTCTGCCTTCCCTGAGCCTGACGGGTACCGCCGAATATACCGGCGCGCAGTTGGGTACTCTTTTTGACAATTGGATGCTTTCCTTGGCCACTTCAGTGGTGGGGCCGATCTTTGATGGTGGTTCCCGGAAAGCTGAAGTGGAAAAACAGCAGGGTATTGTTGACGAGCGTTTGGCCTCGTATCGGGAGACCGTCTACACGGCGTTCAAGGAAGTCGAAGATGCTCTGGTGCAGGAAAAGTGGCAAAAACAGTATATTACGGCTCGTTTGGCTCAGTTGGAAGCTGCCAAAACGAGTTTGAGCGAAGCCGTTTCCAGGTATGCACAGGGGTTGGACGATTATCTGCCGGTCCTGAGCGCCTTGTTGTCCGTGCAGGAACTGGAAGTTTCCATTGCGGACGAACGGACAGATCTTGTCCTTTACCGCGTAGCCTTGCACCGGGCTCTTGGCGGTAGCTGGACTGACTCCTTGGCTACGCCTGACGAAAAGAACAAAAAGACAAACGACATCAATGTCAGCAACGAGGGATAA